The following coding sequences are from one Bacteroidota bacterium window:
- the menB gene encoding 1,4-dihydroxy-2-naphthoyl-CoA synthase, which translates to MKKRNWKAIREYEEIRFEFFEGIAKITINRPRYRNAFTPLTVKEMIEAMNICRDSEDIQIIILTGEGDQAFCSGGDQNVRGHGGYVGTDTVPRLNVLDLQKQIRSIPKCVIAMVNGFAIGGGHVLHVVCDLSIASDNAIFGQTGPKVGSFDGGFGASYLARVVGQKKAREIWFLCDQYNADDALNMGLVNKVVPLKDLEDVTVEWCRKVQEKSPLSIRMLKSSFNAELDGQAGIQELAGNATLLYYLSDEAKEGKNAFLEKRKPDWSKFPKFP; encoded by the coding sequence ATGAAAAAAAGAAACTGGAAAGCCATCCGCGAATACGAAGAAATCCGTTTTGAATTCTTCGAAGGCATCGCCAAAATAACCATCAACCGTCCGCGATACCGAAACGCCTTCACGCCATTGACCGTCAAGGAAATGATAGAAGCCATGAACATTTGCCGCGACAGCGAAGACATTCAAATCATCATCCTGACGGGCGAAGGCGATCAGGCATTTTGTAGTGGCGGCGATCAAAACGTGCGTGGGCATGGCGGATATGTTGGAACAGACACCGTTCCCCGCCTCAACGTGCTCGACCTGCAAAAACAAATTCGCTCCATTCCTAAATGTGTGATTGCTATGGTCAATGGTTTTGCGATTGGTGGCGGACACGTGCTACACGTGGTTTGCGACCTCTCTATTGCCAGCGATAACGCGATCTTCGGCCAAACCGGTCCCAAGGTAGGCAGCTTTGATGGTGGATTCGGCGCCAGCTATCTCGCCCGTGTGGTAGGCCAGAAGAAGGCCCGCGAAATCTGGTTCCTCTGCGACCAATACAATGCCGACGATGCCTTGAATATGGGATTGGTCAACAAAGTCGTTCCTCTTAAAGACCTCGAAGACGTGACCGTAGAATGGTGCCGCAAAGTCCAAGAGAAATCGCCTCTTTCTATCCGCATGCTCAAATCCTCCTTCAATGCCGAACTGGACGGTCAAGCCGGCATCCAGGAACTGGCGGGCAACGCTACCCTTCTATATTATCTGAGCGACGAAGCCAAAGAAGGAAAGAACGCCTTCCTGGAAAAGCGCAAACCCGACTGGTCTAAGTTCCCGAAGTTTCCCTAA
- a CDS encoding NAD(P)H-dependent glycerol-3-phosphate dehydrogenase translates to MYLDRIVGVVGAGSFGSAIANLLGENQRVLLYERNPESAQRIKSERKIKGTPLHKNVAIADSLQQVAENCFLLFPVVPSAFFKDMIIDFSPYLRADHIMIHATKGLHCEFDIEKANAKSIRLKDIQSMSDLILQETGIVRVGCMAGPNLAGEIMEGQPAATVIASRFNEVIYEGTLALKSNRFQVYGNRDILGIELSGVLKNYVAIASGALHGLGYGENARALLITRGMAEMIYIGKALGADKKAFLGIAGIGDLIATCTSPKSRNFSVGYRIAKGEKLEDILRDLGEVAEGVRTLKIGKLIVDHLGASAPLLQILNKILFEGLELERALHFLMRYPVTIDAEYLDL, encoded by the coding sequence ATGTATTTAGATAGAATAGTTGGGGTTGTAGGTGCTGGTAGCTTTGGTTCGGCCATTGCGAATCTTTTGGGAGAGAATCAAAGAGTATTGTTGTATGAACGCAACCCTGAATCTGCCCAGCGGATTAAATCAGAAAGGAAAATCAAGGGTACTCCTCTGCATAAGAATGTAGCCATCGCTGATTCGCTCCAGCAAGTGGCAGAGAATTGTTTTCTGTTATTTCCGGTTGTACCATCGGCATTCTTTAAAGATATGATTATTGATTTCTCTCCGTATTTGCGCGCAGACCATATCATGATACATGCAACGAAAGGGTTACACTGTGAGTTTGATATTGAAAAAGCAAATGCAAAATCTATTCGCTTGAAAGACATACAATCCATGAGCGACCTCATTTTACAGGAGACAGGGATTGTGCGAGTGGGATGTATGGCTGGGCCTAATCTGGCTGGAGAAATCATGGAAGGGCAGCCGGCTGCGACGGTGATTGCCAGTCGTTTTAACGAAGTCATTTATGAAGGGACTTTGGCCTTGAAGAGTAACCGGTTTCAGGTTTATGGAAATCGAGACATACTCGGAATAGAACTTTCTGGAGTTTTAAAGAATTATGTGGCCATTGCTTCCGGTGCTTTGCACGGATTAGGTTATGGTGAAAATGCCCGCGCTTTGTTGATTACGCGTGGCATGGCAGAAATGATTTATATCGGCAAGGCTTTAGGGGCTGACAAAAAGGCATTTCTCGGTATTGCAGGAATCGGCGATTTGATAGCAACTTGCACCTCTCCTAAATCCCGGAACTTTTCAGTAGGCTATCGAATAGCGAAGGGAGAGAAGTTGGAAGATATTCTTCGCGATTTAGGTGAGGTGGCAGAAGGAGTACGTACTTTAAAAATCGGCAAACTCATTGTAGATCATTTAGGCGCATCCGCACCATTGCTTCAAATCCTCAACAAAATCCTTTTTGAAGGTCTCGAATTGGAACGGGCACTTCACTTCCTGATGCGATATCCGGTTACCATTGATGCAGAATATTTAGACCTTTAA
- the tsaD gene encoding tRNA (adenosine(37)-N6)-threonylcarbamoyltransferase complex transferase subunit TsaD, which produces MSITILAIESSCDDTSAAVGKDAKILANLVAGQQVHEVWGGVVPELASRAHLQNILPVVDATLKQAGVTKSELSAIAFTRGPGLIGSLLVGVNFAKSMALALDIPLIEINHMQAHVLAAFIEHQPSFPFLCLTVSGGHTQFVLVKNYLQMEVLGETLDDAAGEAFDKTAKLLGLPYPGGPLMDKMAQNGNPDKFSFAEPQISGLDFSFSGLKTSVLYFIQKEVKKNPTFIEENRADLCASIQKTIVDILLKKLEKAMKQTGVKEMALAGGVSANSELRRRFEQIGIRNGWKTFIPSLEYCTDNAAMIATAAHYKFLAGEFTPQDTEPLPRYHL; this is translated from the coding sequence GTGAGTATTACTATTCTGGCTATTGAATCTTCTTGCGATGACACCTCTGCCGCCGTCGGCAAAGATGCCAAAATTCTTGCCAACCTTGTGGCCGGTCAGCAGGTGCATGAAGTATGGGGCGGTGTAGTGCCCGAACTGGCATCTCGTGCCCATCTCCAAAACATACTTCCAGTGGTGGATGCCACTCTGAAACAAGCTGGTGTGACCAAAAGCGAACTCAGCGCCATTGCCTTTACCCGTGGGCCGGGCTTGATTGGTTCTTTGCTAGTCGGTGTAAACTTTGCCAAATCTATGGCGCTGGCCCTTGACATTCCTTTGATTGAAATCAACCACATGCAGGCGCATGTATTGGCGGCGTTTATCGAGCATCAACCCTCCTTCCCCTTTCTCTGTTTGACGGTTTCGGGTGGCCATACTCAATTCGTGCTCGTTAAGAATTATTTGCAAATGGAAGTGCTGGGCGAAACGCTCGACGATGCCGCCGGTGAAGCATTCGATAAAACGGCTAAGCTTCTGGGTTTGCCTTATCCCGGTGGCCCGCTGATGGACAAAATGGCGCAGAACGGAAACCCAGATAAATTTTCTTTCGCAGAGCCACAAATATCCGGCCTCGATTTTTCTTTCAGCGGCTTAAAAACTTCCGTGCTTTATTTCATCCAAAAGGAAGTAAAGAAGAACCCGACGTTTATTGAAGAAAACCGAGCAGACCTCTGTGCCTCTATTCAAAAAACCATCGTAGATATTCTTCTGAAAAAATTAGAAAAGGCCATGAAACAAACCGGTGTGAAAGAAATGGCGCTGGCCGGTGGCGTATCGGCAAACAGCGAGTTGCGCCGCCGCTTTGAACAAATAGGAATTCGCAACGGCTGGAAAACATTTATCCCCAGTCTGGAATACTGCACCGACAACGCCGCCATGATTGCCACCGCAGCTCATTACAAATTCCTGGCTGGAGAATTTACCCCGCAGGACACCGAGCCTTTACCTAGGTATCATCTCTAA
- a CDS encoding carboxypeptidase regulatory-like domain-containing protein — protein sequence MDDKQKDHQDTIDRVAQFNTDHSVEIAAIADYGTPQGIFDGARAQINLLGQRQSQDDSGLEILSITAKKAMAKTVNRLAKKARVKAKLNGDLALAESLSHSYSYIYKADKQTAIDRTLAMRKAMNDNLATLTNVSAGDITLIDNSVTTFDAAQVLPIVAREAKKTESTNQLPGQYDIAFEAIDDMFDLLFGEYSESNPFLVQQFQLAMQIIETGVHHTGIKVIVTGPIPPDDPAGVPLNHVKVKILEYEPKRESETNINGEAVIEKFKHGTYDAEFTKPGYARKVVRFTVKRGQHIDIPVTMVLA from the coding sequence ATGGACGATAAACAAAAAGATCATCAGGATACTATTGATCGGGTAGCACAGTTTAACACCGACCATTCAGTTGAAATTGCGGCCATTGCCGATTATGGCACGCCGCAGGGAATTTTTGATGGCGCGCGGGCTCAAATAAACCTGTTGGGGCAGCGCCAAAGTCAGGACGATTCGGGATTGGAAATTTTGAGTATTACTGCCAAAAAAGCGATGGCTAAAACGGTGAATCGGTTGGCTAAAAAAGCACGTGTCAAAGCAAAACTTAATGGAGACTTGGCGTTGGCCGAATCGCTCAGCCATTCGTATAGCTACATTTATAAAGCGGACAAGCAAACGGCCATTGACCGGACGCTGGCGATGCGCAAAGCAATGAATGACAACCTCGCCACCCTCACGAACGTCAGCGCGGGCGACATCACCCTGATTGATAATTCCGTAACTACTTTTGACGCCGCTCAAGTGCTGCCCATCGTGGCGCGGGAAGCGAAAAAAACGGAGTCCACCAATCAGTTGCCCGGACAATACGACATCGCCTTTGAAGCTATTGATGATATGTTTGACCTTCTGTTTGGCGAATACAGTGAATCGAACCCTTTTCTGGTGCAGCAGTTCCAACTCGCGATGCAGATTATTGAAACGGGGGTGCATCATACAGGCATTAAGGTGATTGTAACAGGCCCTATCCCACCGGACGACCCGGCAGGAGTGCCGCTGAATCATGTGAAGGTGAAAATTTTGGAGTATGAGCCAAAGAGGGAATCGGAAACTAACATAAACGGAGAGGCGGTGATAGAGAAGTTTAAGCACGGGACGTATGATGCGGAGTTTACCAAGCCAGGCTATGCAAGAAAGGTGGTGCGCTTCACCGTAAAGCGTGGACAGCATATTGATATTCCGGTGACGATGGTGTTGGCGTGA
- a CDS encoding DUF1573 domain-containing protein — translation MYHKIVTVVLVVLVGTTGYLWMQNRQLHHTIDGLKTEMGEVHKAAEEAAKAKAAEPSPFDQPNNDPLSHLYGPDAKVTTSIKFDRLTHDFGRIADGSKVKTKFKFTNTGKVALIISGAQGSCGCTVPQWPRDPIKPGETGEIDVEFDSSGKSGETSKTVTVGANTDPASTVLTIKATVIPNVK, via the coding sequence ATGTATCATAAAATAGTAACCGTCGTATTGGTGGTGCTCGTCGGCACTACCGGCTATTTGTGGATGCAAAACCGCCAGTTGCACCACACCATTGATGGATTGAAAACCGAAATGGGCGAAGTTCATAAAGCCGCCGAAGAAGCTGCAAAAGCAAAGGCCGCCGAACCCAGCCCCTTCGACCAGCCCAACAACGACCCCCTCTCCCACCTCTACGGTCCCGATGCAAAGGTCACGACCTCTATCAAATTCGACCGCTTGACGCATGACTTTGGAAGAATTGCAGATGGAAGCAAGGTGAAGACCAAATTCAAGTTCACCAATACGGGCAAAGTAGCGCTCATCATCAGCGGCGCGCAAGGCTCCTGCGGATGCACCGTTCCTCAATGGCCGCGCGACCCTATCAAACCGGGCGAAACCGGTGAGATTGATGTGGAGTTTGACAGTTCAGGCAAAAGCGGTGAAACCTCCAAGACCGTTACCGTAGGTGCCAATACCGACCCGGCCTCCACCGTGCTGACCATCAAGGCCACCGTCATTCCCAATGTGAAATAA
- a CDS encoding histidine phosphatase family protein, whose protein sequence is MIVRELYIVRHGQTDHNAKGIIQGKGVDLPLNETGQKQANAFFQAYRSVPFDALYSSTLLRAQQTIAPFKQSDIPHFIKSDLDEISWGDLEGKITTLESDERFKQLIARWRAGDLNAKPSSTGESPYELQQRQQRFLEYLLTTSHKKILIATHGRFIRAFMCTLTGRPLSEMEQFNHANLCLYKVNQLQNGRFEIVTHFETGHLASL, encoded by the coding sequence TTGATAGTACGTGAACTCTATATAGTCCGGCACGGACAAACCGACCACAATGCAAAGGGAATCATTCAGGGGAAAGGAGTGGATCTCCCATTGAATGAAACGGGCCAGAAACAAGCTAATGCCTTTTTTCAAGCATATCGTTCCGTGCCCTTTGATGCGCTCTATTCCTCCACCTTGCTTAGGGCGCAACAAACTATTGCCCCTTTCAAACAAAGCGATATACCGCATTTCATTAAGTCCGACTTAGATGAAATCAGTTGGGGAGACTTAGAGGGGAAAATCACTACCCTTGAATCGGACGAGAGATTCAAACAACTTATTGCGCGCTGGCGTGCCGGCGATTTGAACGCCAAACCTTCATCCACCGGAGAAAGCCCGTATGAATTGCAACAACGTCAACAAAGATTTCTTGAATATTTATTAACCACCTCACACAAAAAAATATTGATTGCCACCCATGGCCGTTTCATCCGCGCCTTCATGTGTACGCTTACTGGTCGTCCACTTTCAGAAATGGAGCAGTTTAATCACGCAAACCTATGTCTCTATAAGGTAAATCAACTTCAAAACGGTCGTTTTGAAATCGTAACACACTTTGAGACTGGGCATTTGGCCTCTTTATAA
- a CDS encoding type II toxin-antitoxin system HicB family antitoxin, which translates to MKTERFTAILEKDGDMYVALCPELDIASQGKAIEDAMANLKEAVELFLESADPSEIQQRLHTDLFVTQFEIVRAA; encoded by the coding sequence ATGAAAACAGAAAGGTTTACTGCAATTCTTGAAAAAGACGGCGATATGTATGTGGCATTATGCCCTGAACTGGACATTGCCAGTCAGGGCAAGGCCATAGAAGATGCAATGGCTAATTTGAAAGAAGCCGTAGAGTTGTTTTTGGAAAGCGCTGACCCCAGCGAAATTCAGCAGCGCCTGCATACAGATTTATTCGTCACACAATTTGAAATAGTGCGCGCTGCATGA
- the ruvX gene encoding Holliday junction resolvase RuvX yields the protein MGRILAFDFGTKRVGIAVTDPLKLIANSLETTPTKDIHAFIKSYCAREEVEAFVVGYPFSHGHSANPVTEHIDRFIKTLETAYPDKKVHRMDESFTSRMASQTLLLSGKGKMDRRNKGHIDAISANIILQSFLEMRK from the coding sequence ATGGGCAGAATCTTGGCCTTTGATTTTGGAACCAAGCGCGTTGGCATAGCCGTTACCGATCCATTGAAGTTGATTGCCAACAGTTTGGAAACCACGCCGACCAAAGATATTCATGCTTTTATCAAGAGCTACTGCGCCCGCGAAGAGGTAGAAGCCTTTGTGGTGGGCTATCCTTTTTCGCATGGCCACAGCGCCAACCCCGTAACCGAACATATTGACCGCTTTATCAAAACACTAGAAACTGCTTACCCCGATAAAAAAGTTCACCGCATGGACGAGAGTTTTACCTCCCGCATGGCCTCGCAGACTTTGCTGCTAAGCGGCAAGGGCAAAATGGACCGCAGAAACAAAGGCCATATTGATGCCATCTCGGCCAATATTATTCTGCAATCCTTTTTGGAGATGAGGAAATAA
- the menD gene encoding 2-succinyl-5-enolpyruvyl-6-hydroxy-3-cyclohexene-1-carboxylic-acid synthase produces the protein MNTTKMAVRMIAELCKQHGMRKVVFSPGSRSAPIYIAFSQIPEIECIIIPDERVAGYFALGMAQQSRELIGVVCTSGTAVVNLAPSYYEAYYQQQAVIYISADRPEQAFMKGDNQAIDQSYALSTEDTEAISFNAEETELTELNEQLNNINWTLKTSNFDTPTPAHINIYLDEPLYDLTEEPLRHFDAEEVRLDISSKLLKSDKEKIIAKFSTFHKKMIIVGLHEPNKEFVRRISQLSHRKDILIVRETTSNLPIKNSVMNVDACITVMNEFSNEFLIPEVVITMGRQIVSKKVKEFLKHQPQLHWDIEEEWSAQRNWSFLGEDIYDEISQGNEIEFLDALLETPESVTSDFREQWMSLSSYAKQKTEKYLEQIPFSDMKVFELLIPSFPNDANIQYGNSTPVRYSNLFRHQTPGLTVHSNRGTSGIDGCVSTAAGAAYANKRMTLSIVGDISFFYDSNALWNNFLTPDFRVIVINNSGGNIFRLIEGPTKLKGFEEFFETRHQLTAKHLAAHHQIPYYYCDNQHDLEIILQTFYEPHNGKPAILEIKTNGKVSAEVYKNYFKYLKQSS, from the coding sequence ATGAACACCACAAAAATGGCGGTAAGAATGATCGCTGAACTTTGTAAGCAACATGGTATGCGCAAAGTGGTTTTTAGTCCGGGTTCTCGCTCTGCACCTATTTATATTGCTTTTTCGCAGATTCCCGAAATAGAATGTATCATCATCCCTGATGAACGCGTAGCCGGATACTTTGCTTTAGGCATGGCACAGCAATCAAGAGAATTGATTGGAGTAGTTTGTACTTCTGGAACGGCCGTTGTCAACCTCGCACCTTCCTACTATGAGGCTTATTACCAACAGCAAGCCGTGATATATATATCAGCAGACCGGCCTGAACAGGCCTTTATGAAAGGAGATAATCAGGCTATTGATCAGTCTTACGCTTTGAGTACCGAGGACACCGAGGCTATCAGTTTTAATGCAGAAGAAACGGAGCTTACTGAACTAAATGAGCAGTTAAACAATATAAACTGGACATTGAAAACCAGTAATTTCGATACCCCTACTCCGGCGCACATAAATATTTATCTCGATGAGCCTCTTTATGACCTGACCGAAGAACCCCTGCGCCATTTCGATGCAGAGGAGGTGCGACTGGATATATCAAGCAAACTTCTGAAGAGCGACAAAGAAAAAATTATAGCCAAGTTCTCGACCTTCCATAAGAAAATGATTATAGTAGGCTTGCACGAACCAAACAAAGAATTCGTTCGCCGCATTTCGCAGCTCAGCCACCGGAAGGATATTCTGATTGTTAGAGAAACCACCTCCAACCTTCCCATCAAGAATAGCGTGATGAACGTGGATGCCTGCATCACCGTCATGAATGAGTTTTCTAACGAGTTTCTGATACCGGAAGTGGTGATTACGATGGGCAGACAGATTGTTTCTAAGAAGGTGAAAGAATTTCTGAAACATCAACCGCAACTTCATTGGGATATAGAAGAAGAGTGGTCGGCTCAACGAAACTGGAGTTTTCTGGGAGAAGATATCTATGATGAAATCTCGCAGGGAAACGAGATTGAGTTTCTCGATGCGCTTTTAGAAACTCCCGAATCTGTTACATCAGATTTCCGCGAGCAATGGATGAGTCTTTCTTCTTATGCCAAACAGAAAACCGAGAAATATCTCGAACAAATTCCTTTCAGTGATATGAAAGTATTTGAACTGCTCATCCCTTCCTTCCCCAACGATGCCAACATTCAATACGGAAACTCCACTCCGGTTCGCTATTCCAACCTGTTCCGCCACCAAACCCCCGGCTTGACCGTTCATTCCAACCGAGGCACCAGTGGTATTGACGGATGCGTCAGCACTGCTGCCGGTGCGGCATACGCGAACAAAAGAATGACCTTGAGCATTGTGGGCGACATCAGCTTCTTCTACGACAGCAACGCCCTTTGGAACAACTTCCTTACGCCTGATTTTCGCGTGATCGTCATCAACAATTCCGGAGGGAACATATTTCGCCTCATCGAAGGGCCCACCAAGTTGAAAGGCTTTGAAGAGTTCTTTGAAACGAGGCATCAATTAACCGCCAAACACCTGGCAGCGCATCATCAGATTCCCTACTACTATTGCGACAACCAACATGATCTGGAGATAATTCTCCAAACATTTTATGAACCGCACAACGGAAAGCCGGCCATTCTCGAAATCAAAACCAATGGCAAAGTAAGCGCCGAGGTGTACAAAAACTATTTCAAATACCTGAAACAATCCTCATGA
- a CDS encoding isochorismate synthase — protein sequence MTDSSATTAQAFFDYCVVHQLPFAFYQLPSSAGNMAAKLEPMVVAQNSSVVHKLSSEAGYSQARGFMFAPFHEYREFSKVLIQPDVHTLLNALPSLDFYNGTIPVVEHEEHAGLEREPTTEKEYSDYISRIKVLIAEKKFSKVVAARSIEVKKPADFHPVAMFEKLCKEYPTAFVSLVSIPEYGLWIGATPELLLRVKEEKFTTYSMAGTQSNSPKSPESGWGDKEVEEQELVSIYIGEAFQKVIKRQPVVAKHGTVQAGNVIHLQTEFELSDAPLRDWQKLVDELHPTPAVAGLPKEEAISFILKNENSEREFYAGFLGPINFDEEVHLFVNLRCMKVLPHRLQLFVGAGITLHSQPKYEWRETNMKAKTLLRVIQQMFPQAELF from the coding sequence TTGACCGATTCATCTGCTACTACCGCCCAAGCATTTTTTGATTATTGTGTAGTACACCAACTGCCTTTCGCCTTTTACCAGCTTCCGAGCTCTGCTGGGAATATGGCTGCTAAATTGGAGCCTATGGTGGTAGCTCAAAATAGCTCTGTCGTGCATAAGTTGTCATCCGAAGCAGGCTATTCTCAGGCTCGTGGTTTTATGTTTGCTCCCTTTCATGAATATCGTGAATTCAGCAAGGTACTGATTCAACCCGACGTGCATACTTTGTTGAATGCACTTCCTTCGCTGGATTTTTATAATGGAACTATTCCCGTCGTCGAACATGAAGAACATGCGGGGTTAGAAAGAGAACCTACTACTGAAAAAGAATATTCAGATTACATCAGTCGTATTAAGGTTCTTATCGCAGAAAAGAAATTCAGCAAAGTGGTAGCGGCGAGAAGTATCGAAGTAAAAAAGCCAGCAGACTTCCATCCGGTTGCGATGTTTGAAAAGTTATGTAAAGAATATCCGACGGCGTTTGTCAGTTTAGTCTCTATCCCGGAGTATGGTTTGTGGATAGGCGCTACACCCGAATTATTACTGAGAGTGAAAGAAGAGAAATTCACCACCTATTCTATGGCTGGGACCCAATCTAATTCTCCTAAATCGCCGGAAAGTGGTTGGGGCGATAAGGAAGTGGAAGAACAAGAACTAGTGAGTATCTATATCGGCGAAGCCTTTCAAAAAGTGATCAAAAGGCAGCCGGTGGTGGCAAAGCATGGTACGGTTCAGGCGGGGAATGTAATTCACTTGCAAACAGAGTTTGAGTTAAGCGATGCTCCGCTGCGCGACTGGCAGAAACTGGTAGATGAATTGCATCCTACCCCTGCGGTGGCTGGTTTGCCGAAAGAAGAGGCTATTTCCTTTATTCTCAAAAACGAAAACAGCGAGCGCGAATTTTATGCCGGGTTTCTGGGGCCAATCAATTTCGATGAGGAAGTCCACTTGTTTGTCAACCTCCGATGCATGAAAGTGCTTCCGCATAGACTGCAGCTTTTTGTCGGAGCCGGGATTACATTGCACTCTCAGCCGAAATATGAATGGAGGGAAACAAACATGAAAGCTAAAACACTGTTGCGCGTCATTCAGCAAATGTTTCCCCAAGCTGAATTATTTTAA
- a CDS encoding type II toxin-antitoxin system HicA family toxin — protein MSKLRILSGMAVCRILEEHGFIQVRQKGSHIIMQQKKEGSTVTVPVPNHNEIKTGTLLSIIRQSRLPRELFEV, from the coding sequence ATGAGTAAATTGCGCATACTGTCCGGCATGGCTGTATGCCGTATTCTCGAAGAACATGGATTTATTCAGGTCAGGCAAAAAGGCAGCCATATCATTATGCAGCAAAAGAAGGAAGGCAGCACTGTCACAGTTCCTGTGCCGAACCATAACGAAATAAAGACCGGCACTTTATTGTCTATTATTCGGCAAAGCCGATTGCCCAGAGAATTATTTGAAGTGTAG